The following coding sequences lie in one Rutidosis leptorrhynchoides isolate AG116_Rl617_1_P2 chromosome 4, CSIRO_AGI_Rlap_v1, whole genome shotgun sequence genomic window:
- the LOC139904375 gene encoding protein Brevis radix-like 4 isoform X1, translated as MLTCVPRSKQPNDDDESNRNGDTLAAGKQPMKRFGSQIKYMALKASGAYRSCTPCTAHPSMMMMTSPQKQLQKSNDAESESSASVSELFRWSYRQTGSKNSSSGRVWGKEMEARIKGISIGDMTAGTLSVSGSCGIDPPPVVLIQEIEPKKWVAQVEPGVLITFISLPRGGNDLKQIRFSREMFNQWQAQRWWQQNFEKVMELYNVQKLINRQAFHPLPTTLKSEHDTAQLDSRSLKFESIGNNPLKQTLSKERQLENQDSTLMSSDYDSSTLTATPKVSSISGTKTETSSSSSSSSSIIDASATSASSSKEVEADQSGERSISNVSDVDNEWVEEDEPGVYITIRLVPGGSKELRRVRFSREKYGEVHARLWWEENRARVHKQYL; from the exons atgTTAACTTGTGTCCCTCGTTCAAAACAACCTAATGATGACGATGAATCAAATCGCAATGGGGATACACTTGCCGCCGGTAAACAACCTATGAAAAGGTTCGGTTCTCAG ATTAAGTACATGGCGCTAAAAGCGTCAGGAGCGTATCGAAGTTGCACTCCGTGTACGGCACACCCATCCATGATGATGATGACTTCACCACAGAAGCAGTTACAAAAGAGTAACGATGCGGAATCAGAATCATCGGCTTCAGTCTCCGAGCTGTTCAGGTGGTCTTACCGGCAAACTGGAAGCAAGAATTCGAGCTCTGGCAGAGTGTGGGGGAAGGAGATGGAAGCAAGGATAAAAGGCATATCAATAGGTGATATGACGGCAGGAACGCTATCGGTGTCGGGTAGCTGTGGTATTGATCCGCCGCCGGTGGTATTGATCCAAGAGATTGAACCTAAAAAGTGGGTTGCTCAGGTTGAACCAGGTGTTTTGATCACCTTTATTTCCTTGCCGCGTGGTGGTAACGATCTTAAACAAATCCGTTTcag CCGGGAAATGTTTAACCAGTGGCAAGCGCAAAGATGGTGGCAACAGAATTTCGAAAAGGTCATGGAACTTTACAATGTCCAGAAGTTAATTAATCGACAAGCGTTTCATCCCCTTCCAACAACTCTTAAATCAGAACACGATACTGCGCAGCTCGACTCAAGG AGTTTAAAATTTGAATCTATTGGAAACAATCCTCTAAAACAAACTTTGAGTAAGGAAAGACAACTTGAGAACCAGGACTCAACCCTAATGAGTTCGGACTATGACTCGTCTACTCTCACAGCTACTCCAAAAGTATCAAGCATTAGTGGCACTAAAAcggaaacatcatcatcatcatcatcatcatcatcaataatagATGCCTCGGCCACAAGTGCTAGCTCATCAAAAGAGGTTGAGGCTGATCAATCAGGAGAGCGTTCCATCAGCAACGTTAGTGATGTTGATAATGAATGGGTTGAAGAAGATGAACCTGGAGTCTACATAACTATCAGACTTGTTCCAGGCGGCTCAAAGGAACTCAGACGTGTCAGATTCAG CCGTGAAAAATACGGAGAGGTGCACGCGAGACTCTGGTGGGAAGAGAACCGAGCAAGGGTGCACAAACagtacttgtga
- the LOC139904375 gene encoding protein Brevis radix-like 4 isoform X2, which yields MLTCVPRSKQPNDDDESNRNGDTLAAGKQPMKRFGSQIKYMALKASGAYRSCTPCTAHPSMMMMTSPQKQLQKSNDAESESSASVSELFRWSYRQTGSKNSSSGRVWGKEMEARIKGISIGDMTAGTLSVSGSCGIDPPPVVLIQEIEPKKWVAQVEPGVLITFISLPRGGNDLKQIRFSREMFNQWQAQRWWQQNFEKVMELYNVQKLINRQAFHPLPTTLKSEHDTAQLDSRSLKFESIGNNPLKQTLSKERQLENQDSTLMSSDYDSSTLTATPKVSSISGTKTETSSSSSSSSSIIDASATSASSSKEVEADQSGERSISNVSDVDNEWVEEDEPGVYITIRLVPGGSKELRRVRFRSCSYYDSNRHVKCM from the exons atgTTAACTTGTGTCCCTCGTTCAAAACAACCTAATGATGACGATGAATCAAATCGCAATGGGGATACACTTGCCGCCGGTAAACAACCTATGAAAAGGTTCGGTTCTCAG ATTAAGTACATGGCGCTAAAAGCGTCAGGAGCGTATCGAAGTTGCACTCCGTGTACGGCACACCCATCCATGATGATGATGACTTCACCACAGAAGCAGTTACAAAAGAGTAACGATGCGGAATCAGAATCATCGGCTTCAGTCTCCGAGCTGTTCAGGTGGTCTTACCGGCAAACTGGAAGCAAGAATTCGAGCTCTGGCAGAGTGTGGGGGAAGGAGATGGAAGCAAGGATAAAAGGCATATCAATAGGTGATATGACGGCAGGAACGCTATCGGTGTCGGGTAGCTGTGGTATTGATCCGCCGCCGGTGGTATTGATCCAAGAGATTGAACCTAAAAAGTGGGTTGCTCAGGTTGAACCAGGTGTTTTGATCACCTTTATTTCCTTGCCGCGTGGTGGTAACGATCTTAAACAAATCCGTTTcag CCGGGAAATGTTTAACCAGTGGCAAGCGCAAAGATGGTGGCAACAGAATTTCGAAAAGGTCATGGAACTTTACAATGTCCAGAAGTTAATTAATCGACAAGCGTTTCATCCCCTTCCAACAACTCTTAAATCAGAACACGATACTGCGCAGCTCGACTCAAGG AGTTTAAAATTTGAATCTATTGGAAACAATCCTCTAAAACAAACTTTGAGTAAGGAAAGACAACTTGAGAACCAGGACTCAACCCTAATGAGTTCGGACTATGACTCGTCTACTCTCACAGCTACTCCAAAAGTATCAAGCATTAGTGGCACTAAAAcggaaacatcatcatcatcatcatcatcatcatcaataatagATGCCTCGGCCACAAGTGCTAGCTCATCAAAAGAGGTTGAGGCTGATCAATCAGGAGAGCGTTCCATCAGCAACGTTAGTGATGTTGATAATGAATGGGTTGAAGAAGATGAACCTGGAGTCTACATAACTATCAGACTTGTTCCAGGCGGCTCAAAGGAACTCAGACGTGTCAGATTCAG ATCATGTAGTTATTATGACAGTAATCGGCATGTTAAATGTATGTAG